One part of the Thermoanaerobaculia bacterium genome encodes these proteins:
- the hutI gene encoding imidazolonepropionase — translation MRADPPPAELRDTLEIRNLSCLATATGASARRGSAQREILVVEHAAVRCEGGRIVFAGRDSDLRGRFDRPEREIDGSGKTLLPGFVDAHTHPVWAGDRAAEFARRLAGESYAAIAASGGGIVATVEATRRATREELTAATRSRLVAMRRSGTTTAECKSGYALDAEGEIRSLEILRDLAAEGIIGIVPTLLAAHEIPVERRRDRSGWVREITEAILPRAASAGLARFCDVFCEEGVFTVAESRAILSRARDLGLGLRVHADELARSGGARLAAELGAASADHLLFAGEDEIAGLAAAGTVATLLPGTAWWLKSRRAPARALVDAGVPVAVATDANPGSCNTESLPAVAGHACHDYGMSIEETLTAITLNGAASLGLAPDRGSIEAGKRADLVLIDAPDYRHLVYHWGLPLVTHTIVGGRVHEF, via the coding sequence ATGCGGGCTGACCCGCCGCCGGCGGAGCTTCGCGACACCCTCGAAATCCGGAACCTCTCCTGCCTGGCGACGGCGACGGGCGCTTCGGCGCGCCGCGGCAGCGCGCAGCGCGAGATCCTCGTCGTCGAGCACGCGGCGGTCCGCTGCGAGGGGGGGCGGATCGTCTTCGCGGGCCGGGACTCGGATCTGCGCGGCCGCTTCGACCGGCCCGAGCGCGAGATCGACGGGTCCGGGAAGACGCTCCTTCCGGGGTTCGTCGACGCGCACACGCATCCGGTCTGGGCCGGCGACCGGGCCGCGGAGTTCGCGCGTCGCCTCGCCGGGGAATCGTACGCGGCGATCGCGGCGTCCGGCGGCGGGATCGTCGCCACGGTCGAGGCGACCCGCCGGGCGACGCGAGAAGAGCTCACCGCGGCGACGCGTTCGCGTCTGGTCGCGATGCGCCGGTCGGGGACGACGACGGCGGAATGCAAGTCCGGGTACGCCCTCGACGCCGAAGGGGAGATCCGGTCGCTCGAGATCCTGCGGGACCTGGCCGCGGAAGGCATCATCGGGATCGTTCCCACGCTGCTTGCGGCGCACGAGATCCCGGTCGAACGCCGGCGAGACCGCTCCGGATGGGTGCGCGAGATCACGGAAGCGATCCTTCCCCGCGCCGCCTCGGCGGGCCTCGCGCGCTTCTGCGACGTCTTCTGCGAGGAGGGCGTCTTCACCGTCGCGGAGTCCCGCGCGATCCTCTCGCGCGCGCGGGACCTCGGCCTCGGGCTGCGGGTGCATGCCGACGAGCTCGCCCGCTCCGGGGGCGCGCGGCTCGCGGCGGAGCTCGGGGCGGCGTCGGCGGACCACCTGCTCTTTGCCGGGGAAGACGAGATCGCGGGGCTCGCCGCCGCCGGAACCGTCGCCACGCTGCTGCCCGGCACGGCCTGGTGGCTCAAGTCCCGCCGCGCGCCGGCGCGGGCGCTCGTCGACGCGGGAGTTCCCGTTGCCGTCGCGACGGACGCCAATCCGGGCTCGTGCAACACGGAATCGCTGCCGGCCGTCGCCGGCCACGCGTGCCACGACTACGGAATGTCGATCGAGGAGACGCTGACCGCGATCACGTTGAACGGCGCGGCCTCGCTCGGCCTGGCGCCGGACCGGGGCTCGATCGAGGCGGGCAAGCGCGCCGACCTCGTCCTGATCGACGCTCCCGACTACCGGCACCTCGTTTATCATTGGGGCCTGCCCCTGGTCACGCACACGATCGTGGGAGGTCGCGTCCATGAATTTTGA
- a CDS encoding cob(I)yrinic acid a,c-diamide adenosyltransferase: MPRITKVYTRTGDDGTTSLGGGQRVPKDSPRIDAFGTVDEVNSQIGAAIAAGLEPVLAQRLSAVQNDLFHLGSDLCTLEPDKEKRPVPVIGQRHVDALELWMDEMSAELAPLENFVLPGGTPGAAALHVARATCRRAERETIRLARQEAVGPHVVPYLNRLSDALFVAARFENRRRGRPDVLWNSRV; this comes from the coding sequence ATGCCCCGGATCACGAAGGTCTACACGCGGACCGGCGACGACGGCACGACCTCGCTCGGCGGCGGCCAGCGCGTCCCGAAGGATTCGCCGCGAATCGACGCCTTCGGGACGGTCGACGAGGTCAACTCGCAGATCGGCGCGGCGATCGCCGCCGGTCTCGAGCCGGTGCTCGCACAACGTCTCTCGGCCGTTCAGAACGACCTCTTCCATCTCGGCTCCGACCTCTGCACGCTCGAACCGGACAAGGAGAAGCGGCCCGTTCCGGTGATCGGGCAGCGTCACGTCGACGCCCTCGAGCTCTGGATGGACGAGATGTCGGCGGAGCTTGCGCCGCTCGAGAACTTCGTCCTTCCCGGCGGGACTCCGGGCGCCGCGGCGCTGCACGTGGCCCGCGCGACCTGCCGGCGGGCGGAGCGGGAGACGATCCGGCTCGCGCGGCAGGAGGCGGTCGGGCCGCACGTCGTTCCGTACCTGAACCGCCTGTCCGACGCGCTCTTCGTGGCGGCGAGATTCGAGAACCGGCGCCGCGGGCGCCCGGACGTTCTCTGGAACAGCCGGGTGTAG
- a CDS encoding cyclodeaminase/cyclohydrolase family protein: protein MNFESRSFREFRSSLASDAPTPGGGTASAAAGAMGASLLSMVLALTVAKEKFAAVAGELRPIAEEAERAGTRLEELMNEDAASFDAMVAARKLPKETDAEKAARARAMQDAAKRAAEVPMETARCAATLLSRVPLVAEKGNPNAASDAGVAALLLASAAEGALLNVGINLGSIPDPAFVQTMEKETATLSADVERLRAQVIALVRKTFSK, encoded by the coding sequence ATGAATTTTGAGAGCCGCTCGTTCCGCGAGTTCCGGTCCTCCCTCGCCTCCGACGCTCCCACTCCCGGCGGCGGCACCGCCTCGGCCGCGGCCGGCGCGATGGGCGCGTCGCTCCTCTCGATGGTCCTCGCGCTCACGGTCGCGAAGGAGAAGTTCGCCGCGGTCGCCGGCGAGCTCCGCCCGATCGCGGAAGAGGCCGAGCGCGCGGGGACGCGCCTCGAGGAGCTCATGAACGAGGACGCGGCGTCCTTCGACGCGATGGTCGCCGCGCGAAAGCTCCCGAAGGAGACCGACGCCGAGAAAGCGGCGCGCGCGCGCGCGATGCAGGACGCAGCGAAGCGCGCGGCGGAAGTCCCGATGGAAACCGCCCGCTGCGCGGCGACACTTCTGTCCCGCGTCCCGCTCGTCGCCGAGAAGGGGAACCCGAACGCCGCTTCGGACGCCGGTGTCGCGGCGCTGCTGCTGGCGTCGGCGGCCGAGGGCGCGCTCCTGAACGTGGGAATCAACCTCGGGTCGATCCCGGACCCGGCCTTCGTCCAGACGATGGAGAAAGAGACGGCGACGCTGTCCGCCGACGTCGAGCGGCTGAGGGCGCAAGTCATTGCTCTGGTCCGCAAAACCTTTTCCAAGTAG